ACACCGGGGAGTCCGGGGCCGGGTTGCCCGGGGCCGGTTCGCCCTCCGGGGTCAGCCGCAGGATCTTCCCGCCCGTGGAGTCCGCGTCCTGGGACAGGCCTTCCTCGCCGCTCTCGCCCGTGCCGACGTAGAGCATCCCGTCCGGGCCGAAGGCGATCCGGCCGCCGTTGTGGACGAAGCCCTTGGGGATGCCCCGGAAGACCGTGTCGGGGGCGCCGAGCTGTTCGCCGGCGGGCTTCTCCTCGTCGTGGAGCATGCGGACGACGCGGTTGTCGGAGGCGGACGTGAAGTACGCATAGACCGTGTGGTCCGACGCGTAGTCGGGGGAGAGCGCGATGCCGAGCAGGCCGCCCTCGCCGGCCGCGGAGACTCCGGGCACCTCGCCCAGCTCGGTCTTCTCGCCGGTCCTGCCGTCGACACGGAGGATCGTGCCCTCGTCGCGGGAGGAAACGAGCAGGTCGCCGTCCGGCAGCGGGGCGAGACCCCACGGGCTGTCCAGGCCCTCGGCGACGGTGCGCACCACCTCGACGGTGCCGGTCGCGGGCGGGGCCGTCTCCGCCGCGGCACCCGGAGACGGCGACTGCGCGGCCGGACGGCTCGGGGCGGCGGCGCTGCCGGTTCCGTCCGGGGATCCGCCGCCCCCGGAGGAACAGGCGGCCGTCAGCACGAGGACGGCCGCGGCCAGCACGGCCGGCACAGCTCGACGTTGCACGATCTCGGTCCCTTCGACGCGGCGTCCCCAGCCCGGGCTTCTGCTCTTCATACACCGCTCGCGCCGCACAGGTTCCCGATCCGGATACCCCGAACCACACCGGCCCTCGCCGAACCGCCCGCTCCGGCGCTCCCTGCTCCCAGGAGTCCCGCGCGCCCTGTCCGCGGAATCCTCGCGCCCCCTGCTTCCAACAGTCCTACGCCCCCGGTTCGCCGGGACTCGCGCCCCGGTTCGCGGCATTCCCGCGCCCCCTGCTTCCAGGAGTCCTACGCCCCCGGTTCGCCGGGACTCGCGCCCCGGTTCGCGGCATTCCCGCGCCCCCTGCTTCCAGGAGTCCTACGCCCCCGGTTCGCCGGGACTCGCGCCCCGGCCCGCGGCATTCCCGCGCCCCACTATTCCCAGGACCCCTGCGCCCCCGGCAGCCGCGCCACCTCCGCCAGGTCCTGTGGCGACAGCCGCAGCCGTGCCGCGGCGGCGTTCTCCACGACCCAGCGTTCGTGTTTGGTGCCGGGGACCGGGACGACGTGGCGTCCCTGGGCGAGGGTCCAGGCCAGCGCCACCTGGGCCGGGGTGACGTGGTCGCCGTGCCGGGCCGCGACGCGGCGCAGCCCCACCACGATCGGCTGGTTGGCGGCCATCATCTCCGCCGTGAAGCGGGGGTGGCGGGCCCGCAGGTCGTCGCGCTCGAAGCCCTGGCCCGGGGTGAGCGTGCCGGTGAGGAAGCCGTTGCCGAGCGGCATCGCCGCGAGGAAGCCGATGCCCCGGGTCTCGCACCAGGGCAGCAGGGTGTCCAGGGCCTCCGGGGACCACACCGACAGCTCGGCCTCCACCGCGCTGACCGGGAACACCTGCTGGATCCGCTGGAGCTGGCGGATCGTCGCGTCGTACAGGCGGTTCCCGGACCGGCGCCCGCCGCGCGCGCCGACCGCGCAGAAGCCCAGCGCGCGCACCTTCCCGGCCCGGACCAGCTCCGCCATCGCCCCCCAGGTCTCCTCGACCGGGACCTCCGGGTCGGCGCGGTGCAGCTGGTAGAGGTCGATGACGTCCGTCTGGAGCCGGCGCAGGGACGCGTCGCACGCGCGCCGCACGTATCCGGGGCGGCCGTTGGCCACGATGTGCTGCTCGCCCACCAGCAGCCCGACCTTGGTGGAGACGAAGGCGTCGGAGCGCCGCTCCTTGAGCACCCGGCCGAGCAGCAGCTCGTTGGTGAAGGGGCCGTACATGTCGGCGGTGTCGAGCAGCGTCGCGCCGAGGTCGAGCGCCCGGTGCACCGCCCTGAGCGATTCGTCGCCCCGCTGCCGGGACGTGCTGTACGCCCAGCTCATCGGCATGCACCCGAGTCCGACGGCCCCCACCGCGAGTGCCCCCGCCCCGATCGTCCTGCGCTCCACGTGGTCGTGACCCTCCCTCTCCTGGCACCCCAACCTAACCTCTGCGCCCGCGCGCCCCTGACATAGCCTCCGGAGCATGACTGCTGATGTGTGGCTGCCCATTCCGCCGGAGGAGATCGAGGGTCTTCCGAAGGGGCCCGCGTACCGTTTCTGGGACGGTGCGGAAACCTTTCCCTCGGACCCCGCCGACTGCGTCTTCTACGTCGTCCCCTACATGAAGCCGGCC
Above is a genomic segment from Streptomyces glaucescens containing:
- a CDS encoding PQQ-dependent sugar dehydrogenase translates to MKSRSPGWGRRVEGTEIVQRRAVPAVLAAAVLVLTAACSSGGGGSPDGTGSAAAPSRPAAQSPSPGAAAETAPPATGTVEVVRTVAEGLDSPWGLAPLPDGDLLVSSRDEGTILRVDGRTGEKTELGEVPGVSAAGEGGLLGIALSPDYASDHTVYAYFTSASDNRVVRMLHDEEKPAGEQLGAPDTVFRGIPKGFVHNGGRIAFGPDGMLYVGTGESGEEGLSQDADSTGGKILRLTPEGEPAPGNPAPDSPVYSSGHRNVQGLAWDGRQRLFAAEFGQDTWDELNAIKPGGNYGWPEAEGRSGDPGFQDPVAQWTTDKASPSGIAYAEGSIWMAGLRGERLWRIPLKDARASADPQSFLEGDYGRLRTVVAAGGDRLWLVTSETDGRGSPRGGDDRILELRVS
- a CDS encoding aldo/keto reductase — translated: MERRTIGAGALAVGAVGLGCMPMSWAYSTSRQRGDESLRAVHRALDLGATLLDTADMYGPFTNELLLGRVLKERRSDAFVSTKVGLLVGEQHIVANGRPGYVRRACDASLRRLQTDVIDLYQLHRADPEVPVEETWGAMAELVRAGKVRALGFCAVGARGGRRSGNRLYDATIRQLQRIQQVFPVSAVEAELSVWSPEALDTLLPWCETRGIGFLAAMPLGNGFLTGTLTPGQGFERDDLRARHPRFTAEMMAANQPIVVGLRRVAARHGDHVTPAQVALAWTLAQGRHVVPVPGTKHERWVVENAAAARLRLSPQDLAEVARLPGAQGSWE